Part of the Paenibacillus guangzhouensis genome is shown below.
CCTAATAAGGCAAATTCTTGAGCTTGAGATGGATGTCGCGGAACAGCGGCATGAAGGATATGCCAAGCTATTCGAATCCGCAGGCGGCTATGCGCCGACCATGGGGATTATCGGAACGGTCATGGGGCTGATTCACGTTCTCGGCAACCTAACCGATCCGGGTACTCTCGGACCCTCCATCGCAATTGCTTTTACAGCCACGCTCTATGGGGTCGTCAGTGCGAATCTTATTTATTTACCCATTGCCACGAAGATTAACACACGCAGCGAGGATGAAATTCAACATATGGAGTTTATGATGCACGGGATTCTAGCGATTCAGGCCGGAGAACCGCCGCATGTAATTCGGAAGAAGCTGGACGCACTCCTTCTCACCGATGATCCTTCCGTGACACTGATGCAATTGAAGAAGAAGGCGGTCGAACATGAGATACAGGAATAGACGCCGCAGATCCGCCGCTCCCAAGGGTCAAGAGCGATGGCTTATAACCTATGCAGATTTGATTACGCTGCTGATGATTTTTTTCGTCATCATGTTCTCGGTTAGTAGAATCGATCCTGATAAGTATGACTCCCTGTCGCAAGATCTACATAAGACCTTCCACGATCCAAAAGGAGTTCTAGAACAAGGGAAAGGGATCACGCAACAGCCGGGCACCCGTACGGAAAATCAGCAAGACCAGCATGATGCATCCAAAACTGGTACAGCAGAGCAGATTTCGTCGCCCATGACCGAGAGGGAGCTGCAATTTCGGAAGCAGGAACAAGAACTGCAGGCGTTCAAATCCGTTATCGCATCGTATGTGCAAGACAATCAATTAGGTGATCAAATCTCAATCTCCGATACGGAGCAAGGCATTTCCATTCGATTAAGCGATCAATTCCTATTCGATCTGGGTAAGGCCGATATTAAAGAAGTATCCACGCCCATGCTCCACAAGCTCGCCAGCCTGTTCGACCAGCTCGACACCACCATCAGCATTGAAGGACATACTGATGATTTACAAATTCAACCCGGTGGCGTCTTCAAAGATAATTGGGAGCTGTCTGCCGGTCGCGCGCTTTCTGTTCTACGTTATTTCATCGATCAGGAGCATATGGATGCAGATAAGTTCCAGATTGCCGGCTACGGCGAGACTCGCCCTGTCGCACCGAACGATTCTGACAGCAACCGCCAGAAGAATCGCCGTGTCGAGATGATCGTGCTGCGCAAGATCCAACAACAATAAATAGCCCGGATAATACCAAAAGGCTGCTTCTCCGTCCTAACCTGACGGGTGAGCAGCCTTTTGGTATAATTTCTATGATCCCCGTCTCGAGTCTAGGATGAAATTCAGACGCACGTACGTTTTCACCAAATCTTACCTGCCTTACAATAGAGGTATTATTATACAGGCTGGTGAATTGAAGTGAGCAAGAAGGTCTATATTCTTCTAACGGATACGGGAACGTGGTTCTCGAAACTAAT
Proteins encoded:
- a CDS encoding flagellar motor protein; the encoded protein is MDMTTIFGLLAGLAALISGFLLEGGQLGGLFKATAALIVFGGTFAAVAVSFPMSRLRMIPKALQFAFTKPQHDAYEMMDEFTKFASITRRHGMLAIEKHVSAHPDDFMREGLMMVMDGTDPALIRQILELEMDVAEQRHEGYAKLFESAGGYAPTMGIIGTVMGLIHVLGNLTDPGTLGPSIAIAFTATLYGVVSANLIYLPIATKINTRSEDEIQHMEFMMHGILAIQAGEPPHVIRKKLDALLLTDDPSVTLMQLKKKAVEHEIQE
- a CDS encoding OmpA/MotB family protein, whose product is MRYRNRRRRSAAPKGQERWLITYADLITLLMIFFVIMFSVSRIDPDKYDSLSQDLHKTFHDPKGVLEQGKGITQQPGTRTENQQDQHDASKTGTAEQISSPMTERELQFRKQEQELQAFKSVIASYVQDNQLGDQISISDTEQGISIRLSDQFLFDLGKADIKEVSTPMLHKLASLFDQLDTTISIEGHTDDLQIQPGGVFKDNWELSAGRALSVLRYFIDQEHMDADKFQIAGYGETRPVAPNDSDSNRQKNRRVEMIVLRKIQQQ